The genomic window GAACTACTACATATAAATGTGTGGAGCAGCCCAAAGTCGAGGTAACAAtacttattttaattattgattgataatttaaGGTGGTACATTTAAAGCCAAACTTTTGTTCTTGCATAACATGCAATGCATAAGTATGAAACTAGacaacagtaataattaatttgaaaaccgaaaatccaatttgctaaattaattcaagtgttctgttttgtttttcacagatttaaGCAGACTTCCGAGTAACTTCCATTTTTCGGCAacgttggtgagtttgcacgtGTTAGGTTACGGGTATTTCCCTGGAATTCCTCtgtcacgtggcgtggcggtaacaattgttgcacaaatcttcgatttcttagCTGCATGGATAGGCTTATTCGCGATCGCAACGTGCTTGACTTTCAgtctaataatttttttcgcaatttaatTTACCGCAGCTTACTTGAAGTTACAAATTTTGCACGTTGCTAAAAGTAGAATAAGCATCGCGACAGGTAATCATCGCTTACTCGGCACTCGCGAGATCGAATTGTTTTTGGCAACTGATGTAATAATCTACGTTTGAATTACCGATGATGTCGTTTAAGTGGTGGATTCACCTGAGGTTTGAacgtattcaattattcacattattgttaaatcgataaaattccaaagtctggcataacgtaacgtaatcaaattgcatcttatgttatatatatatcattttcaatcttttaacaGCCAATAAGTATTGATCAACTGCAGGCTTAGCtcgcttagaaaaatgctaaGTGGCAAAGAGgatgtttttaatcaattttacaaaaggttATTGTATCAATAGTCTGCCAACATTTActaaaataatacatataatattaggGTTGGCGGGATACAACCGCGATACTGTATTCAGAATAGGCAAACTatgatacaaaaacattttgctctCAACAGGTAACCAATGAAAATGTAAGTCAGTGACCACGGCGCAAATGATGAAGAATGatgtgtgttggaaaaaaggagaatcgtttagatcgaatataggtaaccgggtaggtaggtggaCGTTTTGGGATCCGTCGTGGGGtttatgcatgtgtgtgtgagtCTCCTTTCCGTTGGGCGGTTCCGTTGTGGGAAACAGGCAAGGGTAGGAAGGTCGAGATGTGCCgtgatgttactaacttttgtaatctacagcgtcaaacgatcacagatatttttttcctaaaagACTCAGTATTGAGTCTCTCGACCATTTTTAAGCATTTGTATATTAACGAGATTGAATTTCCCATTTCTTATCACTGCaaccatttttcaatcgttattcaattcaattatttagtcATTACCGATCACCATTTCATTCAATTGatctctgtgatcgtctgaatgggcaaaacgcatctctggatcatctatcgcgttccgtggtacgctagatgaggagagatgctgagctcgaagacttcgcgtcgaagaggaccgccgaccgtcacgccacacaataatgcatgccCTCCAACCTCCCTCCCGATTTCGATTTGTAATCTGAGAAGAACAATCCGCATAGTAATGTATCTAATTCAGAAAGATGCAGATGTGGATTGGgtttctacagaatttttgGGATAAGTCCCAGATAATACAAACTTTTTGATAGTTTGACCTGTCGCGCCTTCTTGCGCGTAGATTAATCACGAGAATTGGACGCAGCTTTTTGCGCGTAAAGTAATAGCAGGAATCGCATACGTTTTTATGCGCGTCGATTTTGCAAACCGTATATAAAAGAGTTACGCattttcgatgttttttgCTGATCTTTCAGATCGTCGGTCAATTTTTGACGAATAATAAAGTTGTCAAGTTCCACGCTGCCTTTTGCACGTGGACTGATACCCTTCAGTTATAAGAAAAAGCGCGGCATTTGAGAATCGGCGCTCAACGCGCAGGAACAAAAGTCTCGGTAGTGTATATTGATAGTGGAATATTAGCGAaagtatttatgaaatatGTCTAAAATGTACCGAAATATTCTTTCAACTGATCGTATTATTCCCTGCTGCGGGGCAAcaaatccaatttttcaacaaatgcACTGAGAATTATAGAatgttcagtaaaaaaaaaaatattcactttATAATTCAAAACAGAAAGAGTTGtggattcaaaaaattttgaatgtttttgTTCAGCAATACAATTCATTCAGTGAATCCTTAATGCGATTGTAACATCAGTTCGTGTCGCCTCTACTTACCGTCCGCTTACCGGATTGAGTTGCGCGTGTAGAGCAAGATGCAGAGGACACTGCttgacaatgaatttataTCGGCCATTCTCCATTACGAAAAACCCCATAGAAGTGTTGCCAGATCAGGGAATTTCCCCCTAGATTTAGgggtttttttgaaacgttaGGGGGCATTTAGGGGGAAAAAATGATTGGGGTATTTTTTAGGGGAAGCCAAATTCCCGttttttttggcaaatcgAGCAAGCGAGGTTACCAGCCGTATGCCTGAACCCAAAATAACCCAACATCCAGCCGCTGGGTTGGCACAATCGGCACAATCCTCTGACGGAGTAAGGGTGGGGGTATTTAGGGGATTTTTAGggggaaatagaaatttccTAGGGGGAAGCTACGTAAACCATCTGGCAACACTGCCCATAAAGCTAGCAGTCTTAtgtatcttcagtcaacggtgGATAGTAGGGAACATATTCATAGAGATTAGTAGTCGAAAACGAACAAATTACAGACAACCAATACCAGTCGTGggttaatttttgtaattatttgtaGTCCACACTTACCGACTTGATTTATAGGATCAAAATGTAAAATCGAGTCGGCATGGCAGAATACTAAAGTTTCCCCGGAACTCTTCACCTCCTCTGATCAATTGCATTAAAGTCCATATTTCCATAGGGCTAACAGTTTTTATGCTTTTATACATccatattcgaaaaaaaaatgatgtgtGAATGGAATTTTATATCTCAGTAAATTAGACGCAATGCCATCCCGGTGTCTTGTCACGGGTTGCACGTCAGGTTACGACTCGAATCCGAAGAaagtgcattttttttatgtacctAAGGATGCGTATTTACAACAATTGTGGCAACAGGCGCTTAAAAGAACAGTTCCTCTAAAGTTTCGACAGCCTGTGTGCGAGAAACATTTCTTACCGAGCGAAATTGTTTGGCAACGTGAACTAATTGGAGGCGATGGAACCGTTCTCGGTGTAGTAcgttattttgtaatttatgggaagatttttattttgtggtAAATTTTTCGCATATTTTGTAAcctgaaaaaactttttagtCTGGCCGCTACAAAATACCTAAGCTACAGAAAGGTGCTATACCCTCACAATTCCCATGGACTGATAATGAGAAAAACGTCGAAGACAAACCTCAAATGCCAGGTATTATGTCCTATGAATTACAGGCTGTTGTTCCGTACAGTACATTACGAGAGCCCGATCACCCCGATGATCCCAATGTGCCTGGTGAGCCCAACAATCCGGATGAGCCGAACAAACCTGACAAATCAAACGAGCCAGATGAACCAAGCAAGTCAAATGAATCGAATAGGTTCGATAAACCAAACAAGCCACATGAGCTTAAGGAACTCGAGAAGCCTCGGTTTACTTTAGAGATTTTATATGACTATGAAGATATATGTGTACCAATCCAATGGATCAAGCATAAAACTTGTTTCAAAGGCATTAAATTCTTAATATTTTACACGACAACATGCTGTGATTTCAACGGTGACAAAGATAGATTTGGAATATTTATATTGAAGGAACTAATAGTAACAGAAaacttgaatttcaaattcaatgtTACTGGACAACCAGTGGATTTGAGCTCTTTTACTCAATTGAATTGTACATATTTAAAGAATATAAAACATTTGGAAGATATGCTTTTGCTGTTTGACAGTTTGAATGTGTGTTCCGGAGCACATCGAACTCCCAAAGAGCTGCAGCAAATCAATTGCAACTTCATTTATCAAGATCGAGTTGGAACATGGAGGCATAAAAACTGTTCATTACTACTACAGAATTCGACAAAATGCCCTGCAtgtgtaaatggaaaaaaagtttatagTCAAAAATTATGCCGATTGATTAACAGAATGACGCCAGAAAAGATCCATTCGATTAGGTTTACCAGAAAAAGGAGGAAATCGTCACTGCTGAGGCAGGTGTCACACACGGgtgaaaatatcgtaaaaaaagagaatattGATACTGAAGATCTAGattgaaattctatttttaccATTCCATGGGTAAAGAATGCAAGATTCATAACTGTTCAGACATATCACATGCAGTTAACAAGAATCAGAAGTCTACTAGCTGAACATTCagaaatgaaggtaattggaATTAAGATTCACATGGCAAATTTATCTAATTGATCAAGAGGCTTTGAATGCATCACAAATTTCTTCCATTTGAGTAAACCCATATGACTATTTTCCTTTCAGAtgattttcacgaaaattaCAGATGAAATGTGAACGTTTtaaaataatactaataatggACAAATTTTTGCCTGCAAATATGTCTAaaaattcacttgaaattcAATGTGTTCGAAATGATCATGAAGGCAGCCATTATGGTATGAATAGTTCTTTCAATCTATCATTattgaacataatttttcaaaaagtgacGAGTAATAACATGGATATTTCCTAAGGTTTTCAACGAATCAATGGCTTGCTtgtatttttatgaaactcACTTCCTAAAATTGGAAAACAGTGAGGCTACGCTTGCTTTTTCATAAACCACTAATCCAaggtaatttataatttcagtaGGGGAGGGTGGGGCAAGACGGCCCCTCTAGGACAAGAAGGCCCCCTCCAAAaatttggtcaaaaaaaattttttttttttttcaaattatcggGATTTTGATATATTAGCTCATTTGTAACCCTACGCGAGATACCTCGGGCAAAATGGACCAgccaaaaattctaaaaaatagatttatttacatttttaaagtCAAATTATGAAGAATATGTACTTATTCATTTTTAGGCTGATTGTCTACTAAGTAGACTACTTGTAGGGTAAAATGAGCCACTAGCagcatttgaaaataataatttttttttaattaattaatttcttcaattaaagttttttttccgagTTTCATCAAAATGTCCATGGATTTGTTCGAAATAGGTCAAAAGTTAACTGACTTGATGGTTGAAAGCCACGAGTAATAACCGGCTTTGGGGGGCCGTCTTGCCCCAACCTTCCCTACTTGACATTCACAACTTTACCATTAAATAATTCTATTATAAAGCCGAAAAAAAGAACCACAGAGCTAGAGGTCAAAGGCAATCAAGATTCATTTCTTCCAGAGCCTGTCATGAAACTTGATGCTCAAAAAAATCATGTAGGAGATGGTGTCATACTTGTCAAGATCTTCTCGACAAAGCTAACTGATTGCAGtgcggaactgaaaatttaatatacatTTGGCAATGTGAACTACCTTGCAGAGACCAGAAAGTTTATCAGTGTGAAATATGGTTAAGCGAATCAATATAGATATGGTAGTGATGAATTATGCATTTTGTATATTGTTACGCAACATTTAACTAACTCTGAACTTGAAAAGATGCGCTTTCATAATGATGGATTCCTTCAGCAGGTCATCTCAATCAAAAGATTAATTcaggctaaaaaaaaaatgcaaagttATGCATACGCAAATCTGATGAgagtaatttaaataaataatatatgtcCTGTTTGCATCAAGTTTAATATAAGATGATTGTATTTTACATAGATACAAGActatcttcttttttcccgCGTTAATATTCCGTGATACCTATGTGATGTATAAAGACTCAACCCTGAGCTATTTTTCGTAACGATTCAGCGGCTCTGGAAGGGATTGGGGGTATCAGTAGTTTCACGTAATATTAACCGAGTAACTAAACACGTCGGTAACAAAGTACTTCATAACCAACAACTATCGCGTGCAAAACGTTTGTAACAACGTCAATTCATGGTTTTTCAATTAAAGAGCTAAAGAGACGCGGGAAAAAGTCTTTTTCTCACAGGACatatttagaaatatttagaatgacataaataatattatttatacaatcaTATGATcaacggttttttttcaataactgATTTTCGAGACGCAAATTAAACGTGCGTTTCGAACGATCAACATGACCACTAACGGCTGCCTACTGTGTACTCAGTTGTCTACATGCCGGCGCTTAGCGGGTATTTTTTAACCTGTCGTATCTTGCGAATGACTTCGGATACATGTTCTTTCGGTTAATTTACTCAGTTCGGCTATATGAGTTCGACTTCCTCTGTAACCCCTATCAGTTTGATCACTTGCAGCTGAGACACTCTATATGGCGACAACTTCAGTCGATAAAGTAAGTTCTCGAGCACGCCGCAAGTGTGACGTTCGAGGTAGCACCGAAACGTAGCGTGGTAAATGGTAGGTGATATGGTGATCTTGTATAGCGTATCTGTCTTATGGCTAGCGGCCGATTTCAATGCGCTCCGAAGTACGCCGTCTCTTCGCACGCGTCCATCATGGCCTCCATAGACGATCCTACGATCTCCGCGCTCgtttatgattatttattgaagAAGGACACATCCCTGGCGAAAGTCtttcagaaaaaaacaaaagcggtAAGCTTCAGAAAAGAATTGATGTATTTTACCCTTGCGTGACTATATTCTATACGATATACCGCGGCCGATAATTGGCAGCCTCGATAGCCGCACCACGTGGATAATTTCGAAATCGAAACGGCTTCTTATAAAGCAATTAAACCAAGCACAATATTTCATCCACACGAGTCTCGTTATTTCTCTCATTAAAATGTACTCCGTAACACATGTCTTTTCGATCTTCTTTCACGAAGCTTGAATACGAGACTCAAGATTTTCTAACCTCCCATGTCACATATGAGAAATAAATTCGAACCTGCTTGACTGAATGTGAAACGTGTTTACTCACGTAAGCAGTTTATTGCCAATTAGCATTGGGAGTGTTTTCACCTGtatcttttttcaatcacgGTGTCATTCATCGTTATTACTTAATTTATCTCTAAATAGGTACTGATTTCAGTACAGCTAATATACCTTCAATATTGTACTTCTTAGAGATTCCTAAAATTAACACTGTATAATTGCCAATTTTCACTCTTCGTGCACTTGATATagttgtttaaaaataattgcaataatatttcaatatttgtatTAATTCTACAGTTACATTGTAACCTAAAATATTGCAAACCCATGTTTTACGTGACAAATAGAAATTGAATACTTATTCCATTTGCGACATAACATAACCATGTACAAATGTTTTATGCGCTGATGATTTGTGTATATTATAGCgatgaatacaaaaaatatatacacatattatgtACGTGGTAGATTTTTAAATGAAGTATTTGTCTTCACATTCCATGTACTTAAGATGAAACGAGTACATACTTAGAAATCAAACttcttttataaatatatataaatattcgtATATAGGGGGTTTCAGTTCATCCATTCGAGTCATCGGAGATTTTGAGTTTTTGGCTGACCTACAACAACTGTTCCAGAATTACGGGACCTCGAATGGTTTGCGAGAGGTTAACGGtttaatgtttaaaaaaacacaattaGTTGATACAACGGATCTATCTTTGAGCATGTATATCTTGTCTCCCTGATGCTGGTAGAATACTTTCGCAACTGATTTGCGAGTGCAAAGGATTTATCTTTAAAACtgtgaaattgataaatatttaaggACAGTTTTTAATTGCGAGATATTCCGAGAGgttttgattttgatttttaaactaGAAGGGCATAATTTTCTACTTGAAAATTCCACTAAATACTTAAGAGATCCTCAAGTTTATAGaagggtgctttttttttcttagttttttttaattatttaatttcttttatcgcCTGCTGGAGTGCAACCACTCTttttagttttgaaaataatcttttAACGTCAGGGAGCCAATATATTCATGTTCAAAGATCACCTTGCATCGAATGAAtggttattttcaaattttgaaaagtcaatATTTCGTGGACCATTCAGCATCAGGCCGTATAACCCTAGAATAGTTGTTTTGGGTTCGCCAAGAATCAAAATCTGAAATGCTGCCAAAATCAGTGACCCATGCGCAGAATTGCGATCCGAATGTGCTGGAATCCCCCACACATTAAAAAGAATGTGTGTCGTATGCAGTGTGAATTGGAATTAAATGGCTAGGATTTCTCAGTACTTtgatcaaattgaaaatttattctaaacaaattttgaacgattttAATTTCAGCCTGAGCTTGCAAAAGGCTCTCCAACAATACTGCAAGTAATACAGCATTTTCAAAAGAATTCATCGAAAAAAGTTAATGTTAAAGCACAAAAGACAAACAGCAGTTCAGATTCAAGTTCGGAGAGCGAAGATGAGGTGCCTAAAAAAGTGCCAATAGTTAACGGCAAAGCGCCAGTAACAAAAAAGCCAGAAATCAAAAAGCAAGAAAGTTCATCAGAAGAGTCTTCTAGCGAAGATGAAAAACCAGCCGTCAAAGTATCCCCGCCTAAACCTGTAGCTAAATTAACACCTGCCGCAAAAGAATCAAGTTCAGATGACAGCTCGTCGGACGAAGCTCCGGCTCaaacaatttcttcaaaaacaAAACTGACCCCAGCTAAGCCAAATGCCAAAAAAGCTTCTTCCAGCGACGATTCTTCAGATTCTGAAGAAAATTCCAAAACACAAGTGGTGTCTAAACCTATGGCCAAAGCTGGACCTAAAGTAATCCCTGCAAAAGTAGCTGCAGCGAAACAAGAATCCTCGGACGATAGTGATGATAGTAGCGATGACGAACCAGCTGTTAAATCAAGCTCCAAACCTGCAGCTAAAGCTGGCGCCAAGCCCGTCGCTAAACCTGTGGCAAAACCAGTCGCAAAAACAGAGACTTCTAGCGATGATTCGGATGATTCATCAGAAGACGAAAAACCGGCAGCAAAGACTCCAAGCAAAGTTACACCTGTAGTAAAGGCTACTCCTATAAAGGTTGTAAGTTCAGCAGctaaaaaagaagaatcttCAGACGACTCTTCCGACGATGATGAGCCCACTGTGTCCCCAGCTGCTAAGGTGGTAGCTAAGGCAGCTGTGAAAGCAAAATCGAGTAGCGAAGATTCGGATTCATCTGAAGACGAGAAACCTGCACCTAAACCAGTCACTCCTGCGAATAAAGCTACCAAACTTGTCGTTAGGCAGGCTAAAGAGTCCTCAAGTGATGATAGCAGCAGCGATGAGGaaccaccaaaaaaaaagtttgcagCACTTCCAACTAAACCTGCAGCAAAACAAGAATCATCCAGTGACGATTCTGATGATTCATCAGAAGTTGAGAAACCAGTGCAGAAAGCTGTTGTAAAATCCACACCAGCTAAAGCTGTTGTCAAACAAGTAGCTAAGAAAGAGTCCAGTGATGACTCTGATGAGTCTACAGAGGATGAGAAACCTGCATCTAAGCAAGTTGCCCCCAAAGCTGTTGCTGAGGAAACATCCAGTTCTGAGGATAGCGATGAAGAGGAAACGCCAAAACCTAAAATTACTCCAGCTGAgtccaaaaaaagaaaacaccaaaataacgataacgatgAAGACGATGAAGATGATACAGAAGCAAAACAAGttgcaaaaaaacaaaaggacAAATATAGCAATTTTGTAAAGGCTGGGAACAATGTAAATGGGGACAAGGTAACTATTAGTTGCAAACCTAgcaatttttatcttgtaTCATCAAATTTGCCCTCAATAGTACACTGAAACTGTTTTACACAGTTCTGGACATcaatatcatttattttatccataaatttaaatatagaaaatttaGTCCCCGCAAccttttaaaaacaaaaattgaagcatgaaattttttatttgagcAGTAATCCTCTTTTTCCCTAGCGCTTATATGTTCCCTAATTGAAGCAGTATTTGTAGACGAATTGAAAACTAATGTTAAAGATGTAggtacagaaaaatatttacaaccaCCAATATTCGTGGAGTTCCTTTGTTGTTTACTTTGTTTTTGTGTATTCATATCTTTTAACAGAGTACTTCACTATCATTAATGTCACAAATTGCACTAATTTTTCATGGCTCCATTTGAGCCCACCATCAATGATATACTTACCTTTTACTTTCATTCTGTGAACCAGAAAAATACACCATTCAGACGCGTAAAGGATGACGAGATCGAAGTGGATCCACGATTGGGGAGTAATGCATTTGAAGCTAAGGTAAATGCTCGGAAACAAATGAGTATGAAAACAAATGAGAAACACAAGGTCACTCCCATACTCTTTCATGAAAGTTGAGGATTgatctgttgaaaaaaaaaattatacgactTTGTCCTGATAATTCAAGTAACCAGAAAAGTGTATATACTCATATTGTTTATCGTAACCGACGATTGTTTAGTTCTGAATCTTGGACTTGGCTACCAAATTCGAAAGCCTTATTGCCACCTGATATTGTTTGCGCTCATGTTTCCATGCATTatcctgaatttttccagGTGCCTGTCTCGTGTCAGTGGCCGAGAAAGGGCAGTGCTCGGACAAATGATATCAACTTTCAGATTGCTTGACCTTGTGTTTCTCTCTTGTTTTAGGAAGAGGGTGAGGAATGTGCCCATACCCCAAATAACGGTAACTTCAGGGGCGGAAGAGGCGGTTTAGGTTTCCGCGGAGGAAGGGGTGGCGATAGAGGTGGTCGTGGAGGCTTCAGGGGTGGGAGAGGTGGTGATCGCGGAGGTTTCAGGGGGGGTAGAGGTAGCTGGGGTGACCGAGGAGGAAGAGGCGGTGGCCGAGGAGGGGGTGGCAGAGGAGGTTTCGGAGATGGAGGCAGAGGCGGTGGTGGACGAGGGGGAGGTGATTTTAGAAAATCTTGGGGAGGTGACGAAGGTGGCCGAGGCGGTGGAAGAGGTGGGGGCTTCAGGGGCGGCAGAGGGGGTGGttttgagaaaagaaattcatttgGAGATGCACCCGctcaaaataagaaaatcacTTTTGACGATTGATTATAGGAGTTTTTAAAGATAAGGTAATCGCTCAACATAAGACTCATGGATGTATGAAAAAGCCTGTAATTGGTACGGTAATTCACaagtgagtttttttttttttttttttttaaatagaatCATTACATTTgtcgaatttttataaattcttgatattcaaaaaaaagcaCATCGTTTGGTTCTGAATTCAGTGGTGACTTTGTAGAATTCTATACGTAAACAAAGAATTTGGCATGACGTTAATCTGACACAAAATCAGGCTCATATGCGTCAAGCACGGAATTGGAAACTCTGATACTAAATTTTCGTCTTTCCAATTAGTTTCGGACTTGTAGGACTTGTTTGTACTTTCATGATATCttagtaaaatttataataaatacatgGTGTCCAGACATGAGAATTCAAGAATTCCGTTTGATCTAAATTCTGCGAGTGACTTTAAACTCGGCAATATCTTGCGAAATTCGAATACGTACAAGATCAttcatttctgtttttctaaaggtaatttttacatttttcactgTTCGTAACACAAACccgaaaaacttgaaattatcATGAAATCCTGTTCACCATGTAAAATCGTTACGTCAAGTGAAGTGTTAAATGTGACGTGTAATAACCGAAATtatcttgttttattttaacagAAAGGTTTCCGAGGCTCATGGGGAGAAAGAGCAAATCTGGACCTGAAACACACCAGGGGGAAATCGTTCCGtcatgaaaaaacaaaaaaaaaacgtggcaGTTATCGCGGTGGTCAAATAGACATGACAGTCAATTCCATTAAGTTTACCGACAATTGAcaaatcgattatttcacGTGAAATATTACGATTACAACATGATATACGCCATAGCTATTTCTTACAAGagtcttatttttattacaaaccacttattattaaattatttctcattgtAAAACCGTTATAGAATCATCATTACTTTCCGACGTATCGGCAACGGTGTATTTATCACCTGACATTTAGCTTGTCAAAGCTAGATTTAtgttttaaaacaattttatccGTTCCGATTACGCATTATATCAAGTACACGTTGATAAAACGGGAACAGGGATCGAAGAATTCCTATTACTGGCAGAAAATGTACACGAACAAaccacatatatgtataaataaattcatcaaaTACGTGCTACACACCGCCTATACATGTgctaaaatgaagaaaaaaacatggtTAAAACTTTACAATGAAATACAGTTATAGGCTTTTCACGTCGCCTCGCAACTCATTCCATACAGATATAACAATCTGTAAGGAACGAAGCTACGATATGAGATAGTATtgaataacaattcaaatcgaaaataaaaataactccGACTATTGTTAATTTGTAGTTGTAGAAATATTACTATAATTATAAagtgttgagaaaaaaacaatttttaagaaaatacaACCACATGCGTGGTTATTATcgttttgtatattatatatgtacgtaagTATAGGTATATTGTAACTCTGTGTACGAATATAACGTTCAAATGTGATGTGATCGAATTGATccgttaataataataatcatcacTCGATACTTATcaaacgtttgaaaatttaattacctCATATTTTAATCAATCTTTCCGTCTGCTATCAATCAAAACGTGTATAATGCTTCTAATTAGGTCGTACTTGACTTGAAAATATAGTAAATCGctaaatttgaatgaatttctttcaatttgtaCGTATCTTCAACACCGCGATTTTTCTCGTTGGGAAATTTTGTGACTgtgtaaaatattgtcaagCGTCACCTTGCCcatgaagagaagaaaaagggaaaTACCTTGGAAGCAGAATAGGGGCCATATTTCTCCCTCCTTCCCTCTCGGTTCCCACCACCGGCGCTTCCAGCAAAGAGCAGTTACTTACAATTCTACAGTCAACCTCTGGACATCCACCTGTAAAGACAGGTACTCGACCTCAAGAAACCCAGTGCATATAGTGACATGTATAGTGTTTAAAGGTTCAATTTAGTTTTAATAAACAGTAGTtagatattatttattattttaaacaatattCCAAAAATGGTGCTTAAGATAGCCGCCTTGATGGTGAGTACCGTTGTTTATTAAcatacagtttttttaaattgagtTATCCgccaatcttcatgaaattatgtttatttttgtgaATCCAAATActcgaaaaattgttaaatattgGTCGGCAcgttgtttttcaaatattgtaaaaagtaCAAGgttgtttgactaaaaaattaACCAACGCTCAACGcacttcgaaaaattgaacgtTTAATTATCCATCAACAgtcaaatatgtataatttgaaCACAACAATGAACCATAATTCGACTTCGTTTAATCGAACGTTTATAATTTGAAACTACAACCGGTGCAGCGCAGTGTCATTAAATGTATATCATTT from Neodiprion lecontei isolate iyNeoLeco1 chromosome 1, iyNeoLeco1.1, whole genome shotgun sequence includes these protein-coding regions:
- the LOC107225095 gene encoding nucleolar protein dao-5 isoform X1, with amino-acid sequence MASGRFQCAPKYAVSSHASIMASIDDPTISALVYDYLLKKDTSLAKVFQKKTKAPELAKGSPTILQVIQHFQKNSSKKVNVKAQKTNSSSDSSSESEDEVPKKVPIVNGKAPVTKKPEIKKQESSSEESSSEDEKPAVKVSPPKPVAKLTPAAKESSSDDSSSDEAPAQTISSKTKLTPAKPNAKKASSSDDSSDSEENSKTQVVSKPMAKAGPKVIPAKVAAAKQESSDDSDDSSDDEPAVKSSSKPAAKAGAKPVAKPVAKPVAKTETSSDDSDDSSEDEKPAAKTPSKVTPVVKATPIKVVSSAAKKEESSDDSSDDDEPTVSPAAKVVAKAAVKAKSSSEDSDSSEDEKPAPKPVTPANKATKLVVRQAKESSSDDSSSDEEPPKKKFAALPTKPAAKQESSSDDSDDSSEVEKPVQKAVVKSTPAKAVVKQVAKKESSDDSDESTEDEKPASKQVAPKAVAEETSSSEDSDEEETPKPKITPAESKKRKHQNNDNDEDDEDDTEAKQVAKKQKDKYSNFVKAGNNVNGDKKNTPFRRVKDDEIEVDPRLGSNAFEAKEEGEECAHTPNNGNFRGGRGGLGFRGGRGGDRGGRGGFRGGRGGDRGGFRGGRGSWGDRGGRGGGRGGGGRGGFGDGGRGGGGRGGGDFRKSWGGDEGGRGGGRGGGFRGGRGGGFEKRNSFGDAPAQNKKITFDD
- the LOC107225095 gene encoding nucleolar protein dao-5 isoform X2 — its product is MASGRFQCAPKYAVSSHASIMASIDDPTISALVYDYLLKKDTSLAKVFQKKTKAPELAKGSPTILQVIQHFQKNSSKKVNVKAQKTNSSSDSSSESEDEVPKKVPIVNGKAPVTKKPEIKKQESSSEESSSEDEKPAVKVSPPKPVAKLTPAAKESSSDDSSSDEAPAQTISSKTKLTPAKPNAKKASSSDDSSDSEENSKTQVVSKPMAKAGPKVIPAKVAAAKQESSDDSDDSSDDEPAVKSSSKPAAKAGAKPVAKPVAKPVAKTETSSDDSDDSSEDEKPAAKTPSKVTPVVKATPIKVVSSAAKKEESSDDSSDDDEPTVSPAAKVVAKAAVKAKSSSEDSDSSEDEKPAPKPVTPANKATKLVVRQAKESSSDDSSSDEEPPKKKFAALPTKPAAKQESSSDDSDDSSEVEKPVQKAVVKSTPAKAVVKQVAKKESSDDSDESTEDEKPASKQVAPKAVAEETSSSEDSDEEETPKPKITPAESKKRKHQNNDNDEDDEDDTEAKQVAKKQKDKYSNFVKAGNNVNGDKEEGEECAHTPNNGNFRGGRGGLGFRGGRGGDRGGRGGFRGGRGGDRGGFRGGRGSWGDRGGRGGGRGGGGRGGFGDGGRGGGGRGGGDFRKSWGGDEGGRGGGRGGGFRGGRGGGFEKRNSFGDAPAQNKKITFDD
- the LOC107225095 gene encoding nucleolar protein dao-5 isoform X3, with the translated sequence MASGRFQCAPKYAVSSHASIMASIDDPTISALVYDYLLKKDTSLAKVFQKKTKAPELAKGSPTILQVIQHFQKNSSKKVNVKAQKTNSSSDSSSESEDEVPKKVPIVNGKAPVTKKPEIKKQESSSEESSSEDEKPAVKVSPPKPVAKLTPAAKESSSDDSSSDEAPAQTISSKTKLTPAKPNAKKASSSDDSSDSEENSKTQVVSKPMAKAGPKVIPAKVAAAKQESSDDSDDSSDDEPAVKSSSKPAAKAGAKPVAKPVAKPVAKTETSSDDSDDSSEDEKPAAKTPSKVTPVVKATPIKVVSSAAKKEESSDDSSDDDEPTVSPAAKVVAKAAVKAKSSSEDSDSSEDEKPAPKPVTPANKATKLVVRQAKESSSDDSSSDEEPPKKKFAALPTKPAAKQESSSDDSDDSSEVEKPVQKAVVKSTPAKAVVKQVAKKESSDDSDESTEDEKPASKQVAPKAVAEETSSSEDSDEEETPKPKITPAESKKRKHQNNDNDEDDEDDTEAKQVAKKQKDKYSNFVKAGNNVNGDKKNTPFRRVKDDEIEVDPRLGSNAFEAKKGFRGSWGERANLDLKHTRGKSFRHEKTKKKRGSYRGGQIDMTVNSIKFTDN